The proteins below are encoded in one region of Pseudomonas putida S13.1.2:
- a CDS encoding alpha/beta fold hydrolase, whose translation MSTFVTRDGTSIYFKDWGSGKPVLFSHGWPLDADMWDSQMEFLASRGYRAIAFDRRGFGRSSQPWNGYDYDTFADDIAQLIEYLDLRDVTLVGFSMGGGDVSRYIARHGSERVAGLVLLGAVTPVFGKREDNPEGVDLSVFEGIRAGLRADRAQFIADFATPFYGLNHGQQVSQGVQTQTLNIALMASIKGTLDCVTAFSETDFRPDMAKVDVPTLVIHGDDDQIVPFETTGKQAAELIRGAELKVYAGAPHGFAVTHAQQLNEDLLAFLQR comes from the coding sequence ATGAGCACGTTCGTTACCCGCGATGGCACTTCGATCTATTTCAAGGACTGGGGCAGCGGCAAGCCAGTGCTGTTCAGCCACGGCTGGCCACTGGATGCCGACATGTGGGATTCGCAGATGGAGTTCCTGGCCAGCCGCGGCTACCGCGCCATCGCCTTCGACCGGCGTGGGTTCGGCCGTTCGAGCCAGCCGTGGAACGGTTACGACTACGACACCTTCGCCGATGACATCGCCCAGCTGATCGAATACCTCGACCTGCGCGACGTGACCCTGGTGGGCTTTTCGATGGGTGGCGGCGATGTCAGCCGCTACATCGCCCGCCACGGCAGCGAGCGGGTGGCCGGGTTGGTGCTGCTGGGTGCGGTGACGCCGGTGTTCGGCAAGCGCGAAGACAACCCTGAAGGGGTCGACCTGTCGGTGTTCGAGGGTATCCGTGCCGGCCTGCGTGCCGACCGTGCGCAGTTCATCGCCGATTTCGCGACGCCGTTCTATGGCCTGAACCATGGGCAGCAGGTGTCCCAGGGCGTGCAGACGCAGACGCTGAACATCGCGCTGATGGCGTCGATCAAGGGCACGCTGGATTGCGTGACGGCGTTCTCCGAGACCGACTTCCGGCCGGACATGGCCAAGGTCGATGTGCCGACTTTGGTGATTCATGGTGACGACGACCAGATCGTGCCATTCGAGACCACCGGCAAGCAGGCGGCGGAGCTGATTCGTGGGGCTGAGCTCAAGGTGTATGCCGGGGCGCCGCACGGGTTTGCGGTGACCCATGCGCAGCAGTTGAACGAGGACTTGCTGGCGTTTCTCCAGCGGTAA
- a CDS encoding NAD(P)/FAD-dependent oxidoreductase has protein sequence MSELRQQCLWEFVSKPTVAAQALAGEHKADVCVIGGGITGLSAAIHLLEQGKSVILLEAWKIGHGGSGRNVGLVNAGTWIRPDDVEATLGQKQGSRLNKVLGEAPGEVFAMIERLGIDCQAQHKGTLHMAHNATGIADLEARHEQWRRRGADVELLTGAQCQEYCGTNKISAALLDRRAGTINPMGYTQGLAAAVARLGGKLFQQSSVEGLERDGDGWRVKTARGSVRADKVVISTGAYTEGDWSNLQKQFFRGYYYQVASKPLQGAAADKVLPHGQGSWDTRTVLSSIRRDDQGRLLLGSLGRVDNKPAWFVRSWADRIQSHYYPELGKVEWEMHWTGCIDFTPDHLMRLFEPAPGLVAVTGYNGRGNTTGTVIGRAFAEFLLKGEADSLPIPFSPMSGVSAPSLRTAFYESGFSLYHAGQCLRVVL, from the coding sequence ATGTCCGAACTGCGTCAACAATGCTTGTGGGAATTCGTCAGCAAACCGACCGTTGCCGCCCAGGCCCTGGCCGGTGAGCACAAGGCCGATGTCTGCGTGATCGGCGGTGGCATCACTGGTCTGTCGGCGGCCATCCACCTGCTCGAACAGGGCAAATCGGTGATCCTGCTGGAGGCCTGGAAGATCGGCCACGGTGGCTCCGGGCGCAACGTCGGCCTGGTCAACGCCGGCACCTGGATCCGCCCCGACGACGTCGAGGCCACCCTCGGCCAGAAGCAGGGCAGCCGCCTGAACAAGGTGCTCGGCGAAGCCCCAGGTGAAGTGTTCGCCATGATCGAGCGCCTGGGCATCGACTGCCAGGCCCAGCACAAAGGCACGTTGCACATGGCGCACAACGCCACCGGCATCGCTGACCTCGAAGCCCGCCACGAACAATGGCGCCGCCGTGGTGCCGACGTGGAGCTGCTGACCGGCGCCCAGTGCCAGGAATACTGCGGTACCAACAAGATTTCCGCCGCGCTGCTCGACCGCCGCGCCGGCACCATCAACCCCATGGGCTACACCCAGGGCCTGGCGGCTGCCGTGGCGCGCCTGGGGGGCAAGCTGTTCCAGCAGTCTTCGGTCGAAGGCCTGGAACGTGATGGCGATGGCTGGCGGGTGAAGACTGCGCGTGGCTCGGTGCGCGCCGACAAGGTGGTGATTTCCACTGGCGCCTACACCGAAGGCGACTGGAGCAACCTGCAGAAGCAGTTCTTCCGTGGTTACTACTACCAAGTGGCGTCCAAGCCGCTGCAGGGTGCAGCAGCCGACAAGGTGCTGCCACATGGCCAAGGCTCGTGGGACACCCGTACCGTGCTCAGCAGCATCCGCCGCGACGACCAGGGCCGCCTGCTGCTCGGCAGCCTGGGCCGGGTCGACAACAAGCCGGCGTGGTTTGTGCGCAGCTGGGCGGACCGCATCCAGAGCCACTACTACCCGGAGCTGGGCAAGGTCGAGTGGGAAATGCACTGGACCGGCTGTATCGACTTTACCCCTGACCACCTGATGCGCCTTTTCGAGCCGGCGCCGGGGCTGGTCGCGGTTACGGGTTACAACGGGCGGGGCAACACCACGGGTACCGTGATCGGCCGTGCGTTTGCCGAGTTTCTGCTCAAGGGTGAGGCGGACAGCCTGCCGATTCCGTTCTCGCCAATGAGCGGCGTGAGTGCGCCTTCGCTGCGGACTGCGTTCTACGAATCCGGCTTCTCGCTGTACCACGCGGGGCAGTGCCTGAGGGTTGTCCTGTAA
- a CDS encoding LysR substrate-binding domain-containing protein, whose translation MSRQLPPLYALRAFEAAARLCSFTRAGEELSITQSAVSRHIRTLEEHFACRLFVRSGRSLQLTEAARVLLPGVREGFAALERACDNLRGEDDILRMKAPSTLTMRWLLACLSRFRHLQPGNEVQLTSAWMDVDHVDFNQEPFDCAVLLSDGVFPAEWEVRKLFPELLIPVGAPDLLDEEPWDMCRLASIELLHPTVDKRDWREWLERMGLGDKVSLKGGQVFDTLELGMIAAARGYGISMGDLLMVAEDVAQGRLSLPWPTAVPSGMDYYLVWPRTRPGGERLRRLSDFLADEVAAMDLPDVEILPPL comes from the coding sequence ATGTCCCGACAACTTCCTCCGTTGTATGCCCTGCGCGCATTCGAAGCTGCTGCACGGCTTTGCTCCTTCACCCGTGCCGGCGAAGAGCTGTCGATTACCCAAAGTGCTGTCAGCCGGCATATCCGTACGTTGGAAGAGCACTTTGCCTGCCGCCTGTTCGTGCGCAGTGGCCGCAGCCTGCAGTTGACCGAAGCGGCGCGGGTGCTGTTGCCCGGGGTGCGCGAAGGCTTCGCGGCGCTGGAGCGGGCCTGCGATAACTTGCGCGGCGAAGATGACATCCTGCGCATGAAAGCCCCCTCGACTTTGACCATGCGCTGGTTGCTGGCATGCCTGAGCCGGTTCCGGCACCTGCAGCCGGGTAATGAAGTGCAGCTGACCAGCGCCTGGATGGACGTCGACCATGTGGACTTCAACCAGGAGCCGTTCGATTGTGCGGTGCTGCTCAGCGATGGCGTGTTCCCGGCGGAGTGGGAGGTGCGCAAGCTGTTCCCGGAATTGCTGATCCCGGTCGGCGCGCCCGACCTGCTCGACGAAGAACCTTGGGACATGTGCCGGCTGGCCTCTATCGAATTGCTGCACCCCACGGTGGACAAGCGTGACTGGCGGGAATGGCTGGAGCGCATGGGGCTTGGCGACAAGGTTTCGCTCAAGGGCGGGCAGGTGTTCGACACCCTGGAGCTGGGCATGATTGCCGCTGCGCGTGGCTACGGGATATCCATGGGTGATTTGCTGATGGTGGCCGAAGATGTGGCGCAGGGGCGGTTGAGCCTGCCTTGGCCGACAGCAGTGCCCAGTGGGATGGACTACTACCTGGTATGGCCGCGCACCCGGCCGGGTGGCGAACGGTTGCGGCGCTTGAGTGATTTTCTGGCAGACGAGGTGGCGGCGATGGACTTGCCGGATGTGGAAATCCTGCCGCCCCTCTGA
- a CDS encoding aldehyde dehydrogenase family protein, protein MVAGLLERLGVAAEAYTQGDYPVHTPIDGSQIASVKLLGKAETIARIDQAQSAFDAWRTVPAPRRGELVRLFGEVLREHKADLGELVSIEAGKITQEGLGEVQEMIDICDFAVGLSRQLYGLTIASERPGHHMRETWHPLGVVGVISAFNFPVAVWAWNTALALVAGNSVVWKPSEKTPLTALACQALFEKALKAFGDAPAGLAQLVIGGREAGEAMVDDPRVPLVSATGSTRMGREVGPRVAARFGRSILELGGNNAMILAPSADLDLAVRGILFSAVGTAGQRCTTLRRLIVHRSIKDEVVARVKAAYGKVRIGDPRKDNLVGPLIDKLSFDAMQGALAKARDEGGQVFGGERQLADQYPNAYYVSPAIAEMPAQSEVVRHETFAPILYVLAYDDFEEALRLNNEVPQGLSSCIFTTDIREAERFQSASGSDCGIANVNIGTSGAEIGGAFGGEKETGGGRESGSDAWKGYMRRQTNTVNYSRELPLAQGIVFD, encoded by the coding sequence ATGGTTGCTGGATTGCTCGAGCGCCTTGGCGTTGCCGCCGAGGCTTACACCCAGGGCGACTACCCTGTTCACACGCCGATCGACGGCAGCCAGATCGCCTCGGTAAAACTGCTCGGCAAGGCCGAGACCATCGCCCGCATCGACCAGGCCCAGAGCGCTTTCGACGCCTGGCGCACTGTGCCGGCCCCGCGCCGTGGCGAACTGGTGCGCCTGTTCGGCGAAGTGCTGCGTGAGCACAAGGCCGACCTGGGCGAGCTGGTCTCGATCGAAGCCGGCAAGATCACCCAGGAAGGCCTGGGCGAAGTGCAGGAAATGATCGACATCTGCGACTTCGCCGTTGGCCTGTCGCGCCAGCTGTACGGCCTGACCATCGCCTCCGAGCGCCCGGGCCACCACATGCGTGAAACCTGGCACCCGCTGGGCGTGGTTGGCGTGATCAGCGCCTTCAACTTCCCGGTCGCCGTCTGGGCCTGGAACACCGCCCTGGCCCTGGTGGCCGGTAACTCGGTGGTGTGGAAACCGTCTGAAAAGACCCCGCTGACCGCCCTGGCTTGCCAGGCGCTGTTCGAAAAAGCCCTGAAAGCCTTCGGCGATGCCCCGGCTGGCTTGGCACAACTGGTGATCGGCGGCCGTGAAGCCGGCGAAGCCATGGTCGATGACCCGCGCGTACCACTGGTCAGCGCCACCGGCAGCACCCGTATGGGTCGCGAAGTCGGCCCACGTGTGGCTGCCCGCTTTGGCCGCAGCATCCTCGAGCTGGGCGGCAACAACGCCATGATCCTGGCGCCGAGCGCCGACCTGGACCTGGCCGTGCGCGGCATCCTGTTTTCGGCTGTCGGCACCGCCGGCCAGCGTTGCACCACCCTGCGCCGCCTGATCGTGCACCGCTCGATCAAGGACGAAGTGGTTGCCCGCGTCAAAGCCGCCTACGGCAAAGTGCGTATCGGCGACCCGCGCAAGGACAACCTGGTGGGCCCGCTGATCGACAAGCTGTCGTTCGACGCCATGCAGGGCGCGCTGGCCAAGGCCCGCGACGAAGGTGGCCAGGTGTTTGGTGGCGAGCGTCAGCTGGCCGACCAGTACCCGAACGCCTACTACGTGTCGCCTGCCATTGCCGAAATGCCGGCGCAGAGCGAGGTGGTGCGCCACGAAACCTTCGCCCCGATCCTCTATGTGCTGGCCTACGACGACTTCGAAGAGGCCCTGCGCCTGAACAACGAAGTGCCACAAGGCCTGTCGTCGTGCATCTTCACCACCGACATCCGTGAGGCGGAGCGCTTCCAGAGTGCTTCGGGCAGCGACTGCGGTATCGCCAACGTCAACATTGGTACCAGCGGCGCCGAGATCGGCGGTGCGTTTGGTGGCGAGAAGGAAACCGGCGGTGGTCGTGAGTCGGGTTCGGATGCCTGGAAAGGCTACATGCGTCGCCAGACCAACACCGTGAACTACTCGCGCGAGCTGCCGCTGGCGCAGGGTATCGTGTTCGACTGA
- a CDS encoding mechanosensitive ion channel family protein, translating to MLAFIQSSPLLLGTTLILLDLVLWQVIPMQRRAWRIGTRLVIFLLFSSVLVAAGMSPLQPPPWPDDVSRNLMATVLAIGWWLFGARTVTVVFGLLLVARGSHGGRLLQDVLGALIFLVAVVAAAGYVMQLPVKGLLATSGVMAIVIGLALQSTLADVFSGIVLNTTRPYQIGDSISIDGTEGKVLDIDWRATRLLTGTGSLAVIPNSVAAKARLLNHSRPADVHGVSISVVVPAKVRPKRVFDALEKALQGVSAILATPKPKVTVKASTLESVEYEASGFVADAGAKGDARNQLFDLAHRHLEASGVMWNVDLALPPRSRQREVLDEVRVFRSLSDEERDALSQRMTAVEYLADQVILGVGEHSEHLLVIGSGVVSASVRDGDKRIEAGRMGPGEVLGIEGIIDEDDSFAEFRTLTGCVLYRIEKEQVKSCLQQRGEVQTALSKLQRFRRQSRESLLLQKPALIKKGGFLSWLHK from the coding sequence ATGCTGGCGTTCATCCAGTCGTCCCCGTTGTTGCTCGGCACTACCCTCATCCTGCTCGACCTCGTGCTCTGGCAAGTCATCCCCATGCAGCGCCGTGCCTGGCGCATCGGCACGCGCCTGGTGATATTCCTGCTGTTCAGCTCGGTGCTGGTGGCCGCCGGCATGAGCCCGCTGCAACCACCACCCTGGCCCGACGATGTTTCGCGCAACCTCATGGCCACGGTGCTGGCCATCGGCTGGTGGCTGTTTGGCGCGCGCACGGTCACGGTGGTGTTCGGCCTGCTGCTGGTGGCCCGTGGCAGCCACGGCGGGCGGTTGCTGCAGGATGTGCTGGGGGCGTTGATCTTTCTGGTCGCTGTAGTGGCTGCCGCGGGCTATGTGATGCAACTGCCGGTGAAAGGCCTGCTGGCCACGTCCGGGGTGATGGCCATCGTCATCGGCCTGGCACTACAGAGCACCTTGGCCGACGTGTTCAGCGGCATCGTGCTGAACACCACGCGGCCTTATCAGATTGGCGATTCAATCTCCATCGACGGCACCGAAGGCAAGGTGCTGGACATCGACTGGCGCGCCACGCGGCTGCTGACCGGCACCGGCAGCCTGGCGGTGATCCCCAACTCGGTCGCGGCCAAGGCGCGGCTGCTCAACCACAGCCGCCCGGCCGATGTGCATGGGGTGTCGATCAGCGTGGTGGTGCCGGCCAAGGTGCGGCCCAAGCGAGTGTTCGATGCGCTGGAAAAGGCATTGCAGGGCGTGAGTGCCATCCTTGCGACCCCAAAGCCGAAGGTGACGGTGAAGGCCTCGACGCTGGAGTCCGTGGAGTACGAGGCCAGCGGCTTCGTGGCCGATGCGGGCGCCAAGGGCGACGCGCGCAATCAGCTGTTCGACCTTGCCCATCGGCACCTGGAGGCCAGCGGGGTGATGTGGAACGTGGACCTCGCCCTGCCGCCGCGCAGCCGCCAGCGCGAGGTGCTGGACGAAGTGCGGGTTTTCCGCTCGCTAAGCGATGAGGAGCGTGACGCGCTGAGCCAGCGCATGACGGCGGTGGAGTACCTGGCGGACCAGGTGATCCTGGGCGTGGGCGAGCATTCCGAGCACCTGCTGGTGATTGGCAGCGGGGTGGTGTCGGCGTCGGTGCGTGATGGCGACAAGCGGATCGAGGCTGGGCGCATGGGGCCGGGTGAAGTGCTGGGGATCGAGGGGATCATCGATGAGGATGACTCGTTCGCCGAGTTCCGCACACTGACCGGTTGCGTGCTGTACCGCATCGAAAAGGAACAGGTGAAGAGCTGTTTGCAGCAGCGTGGCGAGGTGCAGACGGCGTTGAGCAAACTGCAGCGGTTCCGCCGGCAAAGCCGGGAGTCGTTGTTGCTGCAAAAGCCGGCCCTGATCAAGAAAGGCGGCTTCCTCAGCTGGTTGCACAAGTAG
- a CDS encoding LysR family transcriptional regulator — translation MSKRLVPSMTALQCFEAAARHLSFTRAAEELHLTQSAVSKQVAQLEDMLRHHLFLRIRRRLQLTPAGSLYLAEVNKILTQVDMSSRYVLTYGEQTEILKVATQPSFGVRWLIPHLKGFGKRHTNIHLDIRNEMEPFALLQGSADVVFFYGQGTWPGATCVELFREEVVPVCAPELLAGRTLGDAAELADLVLLQSTSRPEAWHEWFLELGLQSVSAYHGPRFDTFYMALSAAQAGCGVALVPRYLAAKELAEGSLVVPWNHAMPSAGAHYLAYAEHAAEVPKVRALVEWIHEQLQP, via the coding sequence ATGTCCAAACGCCTGGTGCCTTCCATGACCGCCCTGCAGTGCTTTGAGGCTGCAGCCCGCCATTTGAGCTTTACCCGTGCCGCCGAAGAACTGCACCTGACGCAGAGCGCTGTCAGCAAGCAGGTGGCGCAGCTTGAAGACATGCTGCGCCACCACCTTTTCCTGCGCATCCGCCGGCGCTTGCAACTGACCCCGGCCGGCAGCCTGTACCTGGCCGAGGTCAACAAGATCCTCACCCAGGTGGATATGTCCAGCCGCTACGTGCTCACCTACGGCGAGCAGACCGAGATATTGAAAGTAGCCACTCAACCGAGTTTTGGCGTGCGCTGGTTGATCCCGCACCTGAAGGGTTTTGGCAAGCGCCACACCAACATCCACCTGGACATCCGCAACGAGATGGAGCCGTTCGCCCTGCTGCAGGGCTCGGCGGACGTGGTGTTCTTCTATGGCCAGGGCACCTGGCCGGGGGCCACCTGCGTGGAGCTGTTCCGCGAAGAGGTGGTGCCGGTGTGTGCGCCGGAGCTGCTGGCCGGACGCACGCTGGGCGATGCTGCAGAACTGGCCGACCTGGTGCTGCTGCAAAGCACCTCACGGCCCGAGGCCTGGCATGAGTGGTTCCTGGAGCTGGGGCTGCAGAGCGTCAGCGCCTACCACGGGCCACGCTTTGATACGTTCTATATGGCCTTGAGCGCGGCGCAGGCTGGGTGCGGGGTGGCGCTGGTGCCGCGTTACCTGGCGGCGAAGGAGTTGGCCGAGGGTAGCCTGGTGGTGCCGTGGAACCATGCCATGCCCAGTGCCGGGGCGCATTACCTGGCGTATGCCGAGCATGCGGCGGAAGTGCCCAAGGTGCGGGCGTTGGTGGAGTGGATTCACGAGCAGCTTCAGCCTTGA
- the ycaC gene encoding isochorismate family cysteine hydrolase YcaC codes for MTNFKYNRLNKDDAAVLLVDHQAGLLSLVRDIEPDAFKNNVLALADLAKFFNLPTILTTSFEQGPNGPLVPELKALFPDAPYIARPGQINAWDNEDFVKAVKATGKKQLIIAGVVTEVCVAFPALAALEEEFDVFVVTDASGTFNAMTRDAAHDRMSQAGAQLMTWFGVACELHRDWRNDVEGLAALCSNHIPDYRNLMTSYNAFNAGK; via the coding sequence ATGACCAACTTCAAATACAACCGCCTGAACAAAGACGACGCCGCCGTACTGCTGGTCGATCACCAGGCTGGCCTGCTGTCCCTGGTCCGCGACATCGAGCCGGACGCGTTCAAGAACAACGTGCTGGCCCTGGCTGACCTGGCCAAGTTCTTCAACCTGCCGACCATCCTCACCACCAGCTTCGAGCAAGGCCCCAATGGCCCACTGGTGCCGGAACTGAAAGCCCTGTTCCCGGACGCCCCGTACATCGCCCGCCCAGGCCAGATCAACGCCTGGGACAACGAAGACTTCGTCAAGGCAGTTAAGGCCACCGGCAAGAAGCAGCTGATCATCGCCGGCGTCGTGACGGAAGTGTGTGTTGCCTTCCCGGCCCTGGCGGCCCTGGAAGAAGAGTTTGATGTGTTCGTGGTGACCGACGCCTCCGGTACCTTCAACGCCATGACCCGCGACGCCGCCCATGACCGCATGAGCCAGGCCGGTGCGCAACTGATGACCTGGTTCGGCGTAGCGTGCGAGCTGCACCGCGACTGGCGCAACGACGTTGAAGGCCTGGCCGCGCTGTGCTCCAACCACATCCCGGACTACCGCAACCTGATGACCAGCTACAACGCCTTCAACGCCGGCAAGTAA
- a CDS encoding VOC family protein, which translates to MPAHDFVSPDSIRAQFSAAMSLMYKQEVPLYGTLLELVSEINQQVMAQQPKVAEALRWTGEIERLDHERHGAIRVGTAEELATIARLFAVMGMQPVGYYDLSSAGVPVHSTAFRAVHEQSLHVSPFRVFTSLLRLELIDNPQLRELAQSILAKRQIFTTRALELIAQCERDGGLNAADAEAFVQEALHTFRWHQDATVTAEQYQQLHDQHRLIADVVAFKGPHINHLTPRTLDIDAIQLGMPAKGIPPKAVVEGPPTRRHPILLRQTSFKALQEKVAFSDQQGSEGSHTARFGEIEQRGAALTPKGRQLYDKLLDATRAALGGAPAEANAERYMTLLKDTFAEFPDDLAQMREQGLAYFRYFATEKGLAARDQEGRPTTLQGLIDAGHVHFEALVYEDFLPVSAAGIFQSNLGDDAQAEYGSNANRDAFEAALGLQVQDELALYAQSERRSLQACAQALNLGSM; encoded by the coding sequence ATGCCCGCCCACGATTTCGTCAGCCCAGACAGCATTCGCGCGCAGTTCTCTGCCGCCATGTCGCTCATGTACAAACAGGAAGTGCCGCTGTACGGCACGCTGCTGGAGCTGGTGAGCGAAATCAACCAGCAGGTCATGGCCCAGCAGCCCAAGGTTGCCGAGGCCCTGCGCTGGACCGGCGAAATCGAGCGCCTGGACCACGAGCGCCACGGCGCCATCCGCGTCGGCACCGCCGAAGAACTGGCCACCATCGCCCGCCTGTTCGCCGTCATGGGCATGCAGCCGGTCGGCTACTACGACCTCAGCTCCGCCGGCGTGCCGGTGCACTCCACCGCTTTTCGCGCGGTACATGAGCAGTCGCTGCACGTCAGCCCGTTCCGTGTGTTCACCTCGCTGCTGCGCCTGGAGCTGATCGACAACCCGCAGCTGCGTGAGCTGGCTCAGAGCATCCTGGCCAAGCGCCAGATCTTCACCACCCGTGCCCTCGAACTGATCGCCCAGTGCGAACGCGATGGCGGCCTGAACGCAGCCGATGCCGAAGCGTTCGTGCAGGAAGCGCTACACACCTTCCGCTGGCACCAGGACGCCACCGTCACCGCCGAGCAGTACCAGCAACTGCACGACCAGCACCGCCTGATTGCCGATGTGGTGGCCTTCAAGGGCCCGCACATCAACCACCTGACCCCACGCACCCTGGACATCGATGCAATCCAGCTCGGCATGCCGGCCAAGGGCATCCCGCCGAAGGCCGTGGTCGAAGGCCCGCCCACCCGCCGCCACCCGATCCTGCTGCGCCAGACCAGCTTCAAGGCCTTGCAGGAAAAGGTCGCGTTCAGCGACCAGCAGGGTAGCGAAGGCAGCCACACCGCGCGCTTTGGCGAAATCGAGCAACGCGGTGCAGCCCTGACCCCAAAAGGTCGCCAGCTGTACGACAAGCTGCTCGACGCCACCCGCGCTGCCCTGGGTGGCGCACCGGCCGAAGCCAATGCCGAGCGCTACATGACCTTGCTCAAAGATACCTTTGCCGAATTCCCGGATGACCTGGCGCAGATGCGTGAACAGGGCCTGGCGTACTTCCGCTACTTCGCTACTGAAAAAGGCCTGGCTGCGCGCGACCAGGAAGGCCGCCCGACCACCCTGCAAGGGCTGATCGACGCTGGCCATGTGCACTTCGAGGCGCTGGTGTACGAGGACTTCCTGCCGGTGAGCGCAGCGGGGATCTTCCAGTCCAACCTGGGCGACGATGCGCAGGCCGAGTACGGCAGCAATGCCAACCGCGATGCGTTCGAAGCGGCGCTGGGGCTGCAGGTGCAGGATGAGCTGGCGCTGTATGCACAAAGCGAGCGCCGCTCGCTGCAGGCCTGTGCGCAGGCGTTGAACCTGGGTTCGATGTAA
- a CDS encoding NorM family multidrug efflux MATE transporter, whose translation MHVAPTTELKALLRLAGPLIASQLAHMLMVLTDTLMMARISPQALAGGGLGAASYSFVSIFCLGVIAAVGTLVAIRKGANDIEGATRLAQNGLWLAWGLALFAALALWNLEPVLLLFGQQPENVASAAEFLTLLPLALPSYLTFMALRGFTSALGRSTPVMVISVVGTVLNYLFNVALIEGMFGLPKLGLMGIGLVTAVVSLGMAIALALYIRWHSAYAAYPLRKGLSRPSLPALRELWRLGLPIGGTYMVEVGLFAFAALCMGVLGSTELAAHQIALQIVSTAFMVPTGLSYAVTMRVGLYYGAGNLLAARSAGRVGIGFGAMIMFAFAALFLLLPEALVGLFIDRNDPAFAAIFQVAVQLLMVAAWFELFDGMQTIAMGSIRGLKDAKTTFLIGLVCYWLVGAPSAWLFTFTLGGGAVGIWWGLALGLACAAVALTFGFEWRMKRLLRKAVARAGAAASA comes from the coding sequence ATGCATGTCGCGCCCACCACAGAACTCAAGGCTTTGCTGCGCCTGGCCGGGCCGCTGATCGCCTCGCAGTTGGCGCACATGCTGATGGTGCTGACCGACACCCTGATGATGGCCCGTATCAGCCCGCAAGCGCTGGCCGGTGGCGGCCTGGGCGCGGCAAGCTACTCATTCGTGTCGATCTTTTGCCTGGGCGTGATCGCTGCGGTCGGCACTTTGGTTGCGATCCGCAAGGGCGCCAACGACATCGAAGGTGCTACCCGCCTGGCACAGAACGGCCTGTGGCTGGCCTGGGGCCTGGCGCTGTTCGCCGCACTGGCGCTGTGGAACCTTGAGCCGGTACTGCTGCTGTTCGGGCAACAGCCCGAAAACGTTGCCTCGGCGGCCGAATTCCTCACCTTGCTGCCACTGGCGCTGCCCAGCTACCTGACCTTCATGGCCTTGCGTGGCTTTACCAGCGCGCTGGGCCGCTCGACCCCGGTGATGGTGATCAGCGTGGTCGGCACGGTGCTCAACTACCTGTTCAACGTAGCGTTGATCGAAGGCATGTTCGGCCTGCCAAAACTCGGCCTGATGGGCATCGGCCTGGTCACCGCAGTGGTATCGCTGGGCATGGCCATCGCCCTTGCGCTGTACATCCGCTGGCATTCGGCCTATGCCGCCTACCCGCTGCGCAAGGGCCTGTCGCGCCCGTCGCTGCCGGCCCTGCGCGAGCTGTGGCGGCTGGGTTTGCCGATTGGCGGCACCTACATGGTGGAAGTGGGCCTGTTCGCCTTCGCCGCGCTGTGCATGGGCGTGCTGGGCAGTACCGAACTGGCGGCGCACCAGATCGCCCTGCAGATCGTGTCCACGGCGTTCATGGTGCCGACGGGCTTGTCCTATGCGGTGACCATGCGCGTGGGCTTGTATTACGGCGCCGGCAACCTGCTGGCGGCGCGCAGTGCCGGGCGCGTCGGTATTGGCTTCGGGGCGATGATCATGTTTGCGTTTGCCGCGCTGTTCCTGCTGCTGCCCGAGGCGCTGGTGGGGCTGTTCATCGACCGCAATGACCCGGCCTTTGCCGCGATCTTCCAGGTGGCCGTGCAGCTGTTGATGGTGGCGGCGTGGTTCGAACTGTTCGATGGCATGCAGACCATTGCCATGGGCTCGATCCGTGGGCTGAAAGATGCCAAGACCACCTTCCTGATCGGGCTGGTGTGCTACTGGCTGGTGGGGGCGCCGAGCGCCTGGTTGTTCACCTTTACCTTGGGCGGTGGGGCGGTGGGCATCTGGTGGGGGCTGGCGCTGGGGCTGGCATGTGCGGCGGTGGCGCTGACCTTTGGCTTTGAGTGGCGGATGAAGCGGCTTTTGAGGAAGGCGGTGGCGCGCGCAGGGGCTGCTGCTTCGGCCTGA